From the Anabas testudineus chromosome 23, fAnaTes1.2, whole genome shotgun sequence genome, one window contains:
- the LOC113163170 gene encoding probable polypeptide N-acetylgalactosaminyltransferase 8: MHRGTMMRSGWIKGFLVVFFVTFALLNLSSIKREVHTHSERLQRAHQNESIRGQGMLKRMGKLEADIKRLLNLMNDHGRKEPVPQKNADVKKERKLVKKLYPNSPLFRRWGDELSEEEQKEAEKLFHRYGYNAFLSDRLPLNREISDTRSPRCAEKKYPEDLPTISVVLIYLDEALSVIKRAIRSIIDKTPARLLKEIILVDDHSSNEDLMEKLDDYINLIHEECPGLVRRVRHSQQLGLTQARLSGWKAAVGDVVAILDAHIEVHVQWAEPLLARIKEDRTVILTPVFDRVNFDDLTLTPYSPAADAFDWALWCMYESFRPEWYALKDDSQPGKSPSIMGILVADRKFFGEIGSLDGGMKIYGGENVELGIRVWLCGGSIEIIPCSKIAHIERASKPYLPDLSVMMKRNALRVAEVWLDEYKYNVNIAWNLPIENHGIDIGDVSERKKLRERLNCKPFKWYLDNIYPKLDPLNNLIGYGALINDLKPDLCIDQGPMPGSVPIVYGCHHYSPQHCYYRSDGQLYIGGIKSHKYNSNRCLVDLGTGVYPGLYECNIVQQKKFHSMWDFKQGGPIQNRDTKRCLEIATGNDGYYKLVVQQCTGQSWKIQHLIKAT, encoded by the exons ATGCACAGAGGCACCATGATGAGATCTGGCTGGATTAAAGGATTCCTCGTGGTGTTTTTTGTGACTTTTGCGTTGTTAAACCTCAGCTCCATAAAGAGAGAGGTCCATACCCATTCAGAGAGACTCCAGAGGGCTCATCAGAATGAATCCATCAGGGGCCAGGGAATGCTGAAGAGGATGGGGAAGCTGGAAGCAGACATCAAAAGACTGC TCAATCTGATGAACGACCATGGCAGGAAGGAACCAGTGCCACAGAAGAATGCAGAtgtgaagaaagagaggaagctGGTGAAAAAGCTGTACCCGAACTCACCTCTGTTCCGCAGGTGGGGTGATGAGCTGTCCgaggaggagcagaaggaggcagagaagttGTTTCACAGATACGGCTACAACGCCTTCCTCAGTGACAGATTGCCCCTGAACAGAGAGATCTCTGACACCAGGTCCCCCAG GTGTGCTGAAAAGAAGTACCCAGAGGATCTTCCCACCATCAGCGTTGTGCTGATCTACCTGGATGAAGCTCTTTCTGTGATCAAACGGGCCATCCGCAGCATCATTGACAAGACACCAGCTCGGCTGCTGAAGGAAATCATACTGGTGGATGATCACAGCAGTAATG agGATTTAATGGAGAAACTGGATGACTACATCAACTTGATCCACGAGGAGTGTCCAGGTCTAGTGAGGAGAGTCCGGCACTCTCAGCAGCTCGGTCTAACCCAGGCCAGGCTGTCGGGGTGGAAGGCTGCTGTGGGGGATGTGGTGGCCATCCTGGATGCTCACATAGAAGTTCATGTACAATG GGCAGAGCCCCTGTTAGCTCGCATTAAAGAGGACCGCACTGTGATTCTGACACCAGTGTTTGACAGAGTCAATTTTGATGACTTGACCCTGACTCCCTACTCGCCTGCAGCGGATGCCTTTGACTGGGCTCTGTGGTGCATGTACGAGTCCTTCAGACCCGAATGGTATGCTTTAAAGGACGACTCACAGCCTGGCAA GAGTCCTTCCATCATGGGCATTCTTGTAGCTGACCGCAAGTTTTTTGGAGAGATCGGAAGCCTTGATGGTGGAATGAAAATATACGGAGGTGAAAACGTGGAGCTCGGCATCAGG GTGTGGCTGTGTGGAGGAAGCATAGAGATTATACCTTGCTCTAAAATTGCCCACATTGAACGAGCATCAAAGCCTTACCTACCAGACCTCAGTGTGATGATGAAGCGTAATGCACTCAGGGTGGCAGAAGTGTGGCTggatgaatataaatataatgtcaACATAGCCTGGAATCTTCCAATAGAG AACCATGGGATAGACATTGGGGATGtgtcagagaggaagaagctgagAGAGAGGCTGAACTGCAAACCGTTCAAGTGGTACCTGGATAACATTTACCCCAAGCTGGACCCCCTGAATAACCTCATCGGTTACGGAGCT CTGATAAATGATCTGAAACCAGACCTCTGTATTGACCAAGGCCCGATGCCTGGGAGTGTACCCATTGTTTATGGTTGCCACCACTACTCACCCcag CATTGTTATTATCGGTCTGATGGACAACTCTACATAGGTGGAATTAAATCTCACAAGTACAACAGCAACCGCTGCCTGGTGGACCTTGGTACTGGAGTCTACCCAGGACTGTATGAGTGTAACATAGTCCAGCAGAAGAAGTTCCACAGTATGTGGGACTTTAAACAG GGTGGACCAATCcagaacagagacacaaagcGATGTCTTGAGATTGCCACAGGTAATGATGGCTATTACAAACTTGTTGTGCAGCAGTGCACTGGTCAGAGCTGGAAGATACAACACCTCATTAAAGCTACCTGA
- the rad51ap1 gene encoding RAD51-associated protein 1 isoform X2 gives MDRPSRKTKVVNYCEAKDFDDDEDFACVKAPPSKKAKEDVKQEHKKSTNKTSSQENNSQSALSQKSRPLDEKLCERDLEAAITLSLLNNADGIKEQSPTSKGDVKVQLPVDENTDPSSLHLSNCSVDSTILGLDVISSAKESSHSSRQSKSATKAAEEQRRKLKEEDEDYQPKLTPDLESDEDFSEPDESEDEEFTVKKVSKTKKEKVTKNQKPKQPPASKKEKPPSKPKSRASGVTTPVRSPPAAKLAPKRPASFSTVSTPKATVSLSPAGSKIPKWNPPGQIGKSPTSSQSPAVKSPGQGLRLGLSRLVRVKPLHPSVTSH, from the exons ATGGATCGGCCATCGAG GAAAACAAAGGTGGTGAATTACTGTGAAGCCAAAGACTTCGATGATG ATGAGGATTTTGCTTGTGTGAAGGCTCCACCTAGCAAAAAAGCCAAGGAGGATGTTAAACAGGAGCATAAGAAATCCACCAACAAGACCTCCAGTCAAGAGAATAACTCACAGTCCGCACTAAGCCAAAAGAGCAG ACCATTAGATGAGAAATTGTGCGAACGAGATCTAGAGGCAGCTATTACACTTTCCTTGCTCAACAATGCAGATGGAATTAAGGAGCAGTCTCCCACCAGTAAAG GAGATGTCAAGGTTCAGCTCCCAGTAGATGAAAACACAGATCCATCGTCACTGCACCTGTCGAACTGCAGTGTGGATAGTACAATTTTAG GTCTGGATGTAATCTCATCAGCGAAAGAGTCATCTCACTCATCCAGACAGAGTAAATCTGCCACTAAAGCAGCAGAAGAGCAGCGAAGAAAACTtaaggaagaagatgaagactATCAACCCAAACTGACGCCAG ATTTAGAAAGCGATGAAGATTTCAGTGAACCAGATGAGAGCGAAGATGAGGAGTTCACCGTGAAGAAAGTCAGCAAAACTAAAAAGGAGAAAGTTACAAAAAATCAGAAACCCAAGCAGCCTCCTGcttctaaaaaagaaaaaccaccGTCAAAACCTAAATCTCGGGCATCAG GAGTTACCACACCAGTGAGAAGTCCTCCAGCAGCTAAACTTGCACCCAAAAGGCCTGCTTCATTCTCCACAGTCTCTACACCTAAAGCTACAGTGTCTCTGAGCCCAGCAGGCAGCAAAATACCAAAGTGGAACCCACCAG gTCAAATTGGTAAAAGTCCCACCTCATCCCAATCTCCAGCAGTGAAGTCTCCAGGTCAGGGTCTGCGACTCGGACTGTCCCGTCTTGTTCGAGTTAAACCTCTTCACCCAAGCGTCACAAGTCACTGA
- the rad51ap1 gene encoding RAD51-associated protein 1 isoform X1, which produces MDRPSRKTKVVNYCEAKDFDDDEDFACVKAPPSKKAKEDVKQEHKKSTNKTSSQENNSQSALSQKSRRPLDEKLCERDLEAAITLSLLNNADGIKEQSPTSKGDVKVQLPVDENTDPSSLHLSNCSVDSTILGLDVISSAKESSHSSRQSKSATKAAEEQRRKLKEEDEDYQPKLTPDLESDEDFSEPDESEDEEFTVKKVSKTKKEKVTKNQKPKQPPASKKEKPPSKPKSRASGVTTPVRSPPAAKLAPKRPASFSTVSTPKATVSLSPAGSKIPKWNPPGQIGKSPTSSQSPAVKSPGQGLRLGLSRLVRVKPLHPSVTSH; this is translated from the exons ATGGATCGGCCATCGAG GAAAACAAAGGTGGTGAATTACTGTGAAGCCAAAGACTTCGATGATG ATGAGGATTTTGCTTGTGTGAAGGCTCCACCTAGCAAAAAAGCCAAGGAGGATGTTAAACAGGAGCATAAGAAATCCACCAACAAGACCTCCAGTCAAGAGAATAACTCACAGTCCGCACTAAGCCAAAAGAGCAG aaGACCATTAGATGAGAAATTGTGCGAACGAGATCTAGAGGCAGCTATTACACTTTCCTTGCTCAACAATGCAGATGGAATTAAGGAGCAGTCTCCCACCAGTAAAG GAGATGTCAAGGTTCAGCTCCCAGTAGATGAAAACACAGATCCATCGTCACTGCACCTGTCGAACTGCAGTGTGGATAGTACAATTTTAG GTCTGGATGTAATCTCATCAGCGAAAGAGTCATCTCACTCATCCAGACAGAGTAAATCTGCCACTAAAGCAGCAGAAGAGCAGCGAAGAAAACTtaaggaagaagatgaagactATCAACCCAAACTGACGCCAG ATTTAGAAAGCGATGAAGATTTCAGTGAACCAGATGAGAGCGAAGATGAGGAGTTCACCGTGAAGAAAGTCAGCAAAACTAAAAAGGAGAAAGTTACAAAAAATCAGAAACCCAAGCAGCCTCCTGcttctaaaaaagaaaaaccaccGTCAAAACCTAAATCTCGGGCATCAG GAGTTACCACACCAGTGAGAAGTCCTCCAGCAGCTAAACTTGCACCCAAAAGGCCTGCTTCATTCTCCACAGTCTCTACACCTAAAGCTACAGTGTCTCTGAGCCCAGCAGGCAGCAAAATACCAAAGTGGAACCCACCAG gTCAAATTGGTAAAAGTCCCACCTCATCCCAATCTCCAGCAGTGAAGTCTCCAGGTCAGGGTCTGCGACTCGGACTGTCCCGTCTTGTTCGAGTTAAACCTCTTCACCCAAGCGTCACAAGTCACTGA